A single genomic interval of Coccidioides posadasii str. Silveira chromosome 1, complete sequence harbors:
- a CDS encoding uncharacterized protein (EggNog:ENOG410PJSX~COG:S~BUSCO:7336at33183): MTAPVSAESSFISMPFLKALGGGLQKKTRDGQPPKRRGPKPDSKPAQTRRQELNRQAQRTHRERKEQYIRALEIEISRLREGYANDINSANMSLHQQRQTLESQKEENRILREILLSHGFNVDAELEQRRGMTRAGSQRSYQESSAQSHSAGYPSGTHYMTPDTTVSAGRSPGAPGSDFADAQPTSSPYSYQGPKTQKSCQPAISSEISIPSGDNSTVADIPGIFDRDPQLGIDFILTLEGQCRDHIERLCRRAHDAEDQDMVAGHILMATCPPPSVVASASRGYEYPVKTYDLPPANLNTLLNLSRQLVTDNEITPIMALQSLKNHEMYHLLTKDDIRRVMDDLVAKVRCYGFGAVLEEFEFRDSLNSVLGSKMEPAIMQAEGYLAFRPAHVAEDYTMYS, from the exons ATGACAGCCCCGGTGAGCGCGGAATCGTCGTTTATTTCAATGCCTTTCCTCAAGGCGCTTGGCGGAGGACTTCAGAAGAAAACGAGAG ACGGGCAGCCTCCAAAACGGCGAGGCCCGAAGCCGGATAGCAAGCCAGCTCAGACTCGACGCCAGGAATTGAATCGACAGGCCCAGAG AACCCACCgagaaagaaaggaacaATATATCCGGGCCTTGGAGATTGAGATTTCGCGCCTCCGGGAAGGTTATGCGAACGATATAAATTCGGCCAACATGTCTCTCCACCAGCAAAGACAAACCCTAGAAAGCCAAAAGGAAGAGAATAGGATCCTGAGGGAGATTCTGCTCTCGCATGGTTTCAATGTTGATGCTGAGCTGGAGCAGCGTAGAGGCATGACCCGGGCCGGGAGTCAACGGAGTTACCAAGAGAGCAGCGCCCAGTCGCACTCTGCTGGTTACCCAAGTGGGACCCACTACATGACTCCGGATACGACTGTCTCAGCGGGTAGAAGTCCGGGTGCCCCGGGATCGGATTTTGCAGATGCGCAGCCTACCTCTTCGCCGTATTCATACCAAGGGCCGAAGACCCAGAAGAGCTGCCAGCCAGCAATATCGAGCGAAATAAGTATCCCGAGTGGCGACAACTCCACCGTTGCCGATATTCCCGGCATATTTGACCGCGACCCGCAATTGGGGATCGATTTTATCCTCAC ACTCGAAGGACAATGCAGAGATCACATAGAGCGGCTATGCCGGCGTGCTCATGATGCAGAGGACCAGGACATGGTCGCCGGCCATATTCTAATGGCGACATGCCCGCCGCCCTCGGTGGTTGCGAGTGCCAGTAGAGGCTATGAATACCCGGTGAAAACATATGATCTTCCGCCAGCTAATCTTAACACCCTGCTTAATCTCAGCCGACAACTCGTAACGGACAACGAAATTACCCCAATCATGGCACTACAATCACTGAAAAACCACGAAATGTATCATCTATTAACGAAAGATGATATAAGACGAGTTATGGATGACCTTGTAGCCAAGGTCCGCTGCTATGGATTTGGTGCTGTTCTCGAAGAATTCGAGTTTAGAGATTCactgaatagtgtgctggGGAGCAAAATGGAACCAGCGATAATGCAAGCGGAGGGATACTTAGCCTTCCGCCCCGCCCATGTGGCGGAGGACTATACGATGTATTCATGA
- a CDS encoding uncharacterized protein (EggNog:ENOG410PGSY~COG:J~BUSCO:5328at33183), producing the protein MAPLSLTDIVSALPSEEDAWGPPVPTGNTLDGVPYAPFSKGDKLGRMADWGADSKDSRERGRQAYNRNYRDQQVYGAGTSSLFAVQVAEDESSFSVVDNTRTSVKTRGFGRGGGTIFRGRGQRGGAQRGRGGAFQRPAGGRGGQAGGDRYYDQRGGRGNRGRRFGWKDYDKPQRNRDSSVAIRPEWSMLEEIDFSRLSKLNLETPDGEDLDNYGFLYYYDRSYDKAPVKNTERRLRALERAAYNVTTSADPVIQELAEKDEATVFATADILSMLMCASRSVYSWDIVIVKHGNKIYFDKRDNASIDLVTVNENAADAPMEASEGQAKHDSINTPGALALEATIINHNFALQTVVESDSAKVEFSHPNPFYNPSEETEPLASKGFKYRRFDLSLEKDEEPVQIIVRTEIDAVLKNNISGEDQHVTLKALNEFDHKAQGAGGALDWRSKLYSQRGAVVATEMKNNNVKLARWTTQAILAKSDVMKLGFVTRANPRSAAAHIILGVIGYKPREFALQMNLNMANGWGIVRTIIDLVNSLDARDEEEGDDAQEDKIKKYILVKDPNKSVVRLYSVPANTFEEEDDTGAKAEKDEESEEKDEE; encoded by the exons ATGGCACCACTTTCTCTCACGGACATTGTGTCTGCTCTCCCGTCGGAGGAGGATGCTTGGGGTCCCCCAGTCCCAACTGGCAACACCCTTGACGGTGTTCCGTATGCCCCATTCTCAAAAGGCGACAAACTAGGCCGCATGGCCGATTGGGGGGCCGATTCTAAGGATTCCCGCGAAAGAGGAAGACAAGCATATAACCGGAACTATAGAG atcAGCAAGTCTACGGCGCAGGAACTAGCAGCCTTTTCGCAGTCCAGGTTGCCGAGGATgaatcttctttctctgtTGTTGACAATACTAGAACTTCTGTGAAGACTCGCGGCTTCGGGCGTGGTGGAGGTACCATCTTCCGAGGCCGTGGCCAACGAGGTGGTGCTCAGCGAGGACGTGGAGGGGCGTTCCAGAGACCCGCTGGGGGTCGTGGTGGACAGGCTGGCGGTGACAGATATTATGACCAGCGTGGCGGGCGTGGCAATCGCGGTCGCCGCTTTGGCTGGAAGGACTACGATAAGCCACAGAGAAACCGTGACAGCTCAGTCGCGATCCGCCCAGAGTGGTCTATGTTGGAGGAGATTGATTTTTCGCGACTTTCGAAGTTGAACTTGGAGACTCCCGATGGCGAAGATCTGGACAACTACGGTTTCCTTTACTACTATGATCGCTCGTACGACAAGGCTCCTGTGAAGAATACTGAACGCAGACTGCGAGCTTTGGAGCGCGCTGCGTACAATGTTACCACCAGCGCTGACCCCGTTATCCAAGAGTTGGCTGAAAAGGACGAGGCCACTGTTTTCGCTACCGCCGATATCCTGTCCATGCTCATGTGCGCTTCTCGTAGCGTCTATTCCTGGGATATCGTCATCGTCAAGCACGGGAACAAGATCTACTTCGACAAGCGTGACAACGCTTCGATCGACTTAGTCACTGTCAACGAGAATGCCGCAGACGCCCCTATGGAAGCCTCGGAGGGCCAGGCCAAGCACGACTCGATCAACACCCCGGGGGCTCTTGCTCTCGAGGCAACCATCATCAACCACAATTTTGCCCTCCAGACTGTTGTGGAATCCGACAGCGCCAAAGTAGAATTCTCTCACCCCAACCCATTCTACAATCCCTCCGAGGAAACCGAACCTCTCGCCTCCAAGGGCTTCAAATACCGCCGGTTCGACCTCTCTCTTGAAAAGGACGAGGAGCCCGTTCAGATCATCGTCCGTACTGAAATCGATGCCGTTCTGAAGAACAACATCAGCGGAGAAGATCAACATGTGACTCTCAAGGCTCTCAATGAATTCGACCACAAAGCCCAGGGCGCTGGTGGAGCCCTGGACTGGCGCTCTAAACTGTACTCTCAGCGTGGTGCGGTAGTGGCCACCGAAATGAAGAACAACAACGTCAAGCTCGCCCGCTGGACCACTCAGGCCATCCTCGCCAAGTCCGACGTCATGAAGCTTGGTTTCGTGACTCGCGCTAACCCACGCTCCGCAGCCGCACACATTATTCTCGGTGTCATTGGATATAAGCCTCGCGAATTCGCTTTACAGATGAACTTGAATATGGCGAATGGATGGGGTATCGTACGGACGATCATCGATCTGGTGAACAGCCTTGATGCCCGTGACGAAGAAGAGGGTGACGACGCCCAAGAGGACAAGATTAAGAAGTACATCTTGGTCAAGGATCCCAATAAATCTGTTGTTCGCCTGTACAGTGTTCCTGCCAACACTTtcgaggaggaagatgacACGGGTGCAAAGGCAGAAAAGGATGAGGAGAGTGAGGAGAAAGACGAGGAGTAA
- the RIM15 gene encoding rim15, signal transduction response regulator (EggNog:ENOG410QED5~COG:T~BUSCO:136at33183), with amino-acid sequence MAEDGTNTSSAPRFLEPPTITALKQEARDASPPGPSPMVRSLSEDIKEERQDLQDAAEQALNIILDLALDGRVNWVSPSWVEVIGTPIDEVEGKNIRDVIFDNKAVFEDAIESMKKDDSRSQIVRFGVKTGSASVFRPDRAREAGDDDEESESAEAQPKDDEDNSVLNLEGQGIMVYDKPSTGDGHTMWMLRPSSQPREVTIGLPQLLVESLGVGAEVLANYLTELAEVGINDPAHHPPPMPVLCRICERQITPWWFEKHSDLCLQEHRSEMDVQLAQDNLNEHRHSIVKVLDALEARKARPGPAELAGPQPEYKGLPIGPSPSSSGLASGSSSSSGTPPRSRDPSTSGLGHSRTRSSFAVRRPLARIVELVLDLCDTALEISIPALKESRSEFGDEVRTQSPQSESRISQVMQWQSPSSNTLEQEQGLAALSTDTEQLARAKVDAVFRHRRIIEYAERIRVEFAVLVEECISAAMDKAERIAAGDLDDSTSSSPTDYENETEKSESLSQPQSQESLSLALASTSGGASDVAVEHNSRPEISRGSSSVAISTRSSSPMECPTPRSHKSVGILGQSLLAKRGSLLAEGDVADSDSSVVSSVLSGERHTESPSSERGLSRGASVREHKRRSLVLPGLSSSPRRESPARNAPSSPLRLNRPRLSTGEVLPSPATSPVLTSVDLGPHNASFYVPPHRHHHRRQSSTNSPELGKAPVSPHLSSVSHPPPRAVTPSIKDFEIIKPISKGAFGSVYLSKKKTTQEYFAIKVLKKADMVAKNQVTNVKAERAIMMWQGESDFVAKLYWTFASKDYLYLVMEYLNGGDCATLIKQLEGLPEEWAMRYTAEVILGVEHLHSRGIVHRDLKPDNLLIDARGHLKLTDFGLSRMGLVGRQKRIQKNPNESAPDLLKQGPFTRNTSLASSRSASFDIPGSQSPNTTPLINPDFASPCQPSYFSLNKEPSFSRERSRRASRYRSDSGSSDTLAASFKSLHLFESGDTPYALSSQTSQPQQTLSVEEESQSEASDSPQLFPAHLSSSYQPSFPVLHNNAQQPPIPPAMALFNPEEQNQAFVGTPDYLAPETIQGVCQDEMCDWWSLGCILFEFIYGYPPFNASTADEVFQNILARRINWPEGFEEYSSEESRDLMNKLMTLNPEKRLGSNSAEKFPSGGAEIRGHPWFSGLNWDTLLEDDGSFVPTVLHPEDTEYFDPRGATMQGFTEEPDDQVSPPPGGSGVYPDRPHDALFKVKSQVSSLKRGLIPLHIPPHIRDGRSRRLSEPVLADDFGNFNFKNLPVLEKANKDVIQKLRQEAMQAQQRSVPSTTTPSTASGPSLEGSPMLVGPLKRTMSQNKAINRPASPSSLSQANSSSPSRPSQPSSPLLVQFSTGQHHHHERRKTSGSSSTFSQQSIATSMQPGPFEPPRLATNLKMSASTASSPIKHPKLPSPDKQTGIHRQSSAPTSRQRSQTIGSQDSDLAPPKEPFVPGHHKRRSQLFDVSPSSSDNEDPRAKALLKVQRRRQSSRRLSQINFADGPFFRPLDVLICEDHPVSRLVMERLFEKLRCRTITAVNGTEAMRFAFSEVQFDIIMTEFKLPQINGADVSRMVRDTRSANTHTPIIAVTGYLKDLPETHHFDALVEKPPTLEKLVDVLSKFCQWKPPPNDEELAQQPPIPASALRHVSLRTEDSPSSVSSGFAAIPTSSYRGSSREESLSSSYFGEMEPQKSDDIPVIISRQATGEWSSGQTGGLGIMEEPSSMLKTGLLEARSPPSVPSLLTATSAPASFHFAGGPSLRKPRSIECIRAKRESMEIKRYEGAESGDDEDEELGRVHGRSNRSPQATTGKQRRSGSKLGTEMLRTNSRGSVVSAGDDLSKERETDLMESITSGKDTTATTSLQAAMEQLHVGEEVLDALPEVPEKEGSCTPPDDAAGRGNPGDTSTLSEDQAEATIAEPIIPTKFPGLQASATLHDTDQSSASHIGTSSKPESHQESSTPPGTACGPTSLTPEAYRSNTIEDMDTTPKAALSGRPYLEAREGDDGEPTPQASDKQKTHTFDRVEQWGAKKSLPGGAGADWAWSD; translated from the exons ATGGCCGAAGATGGTACGAATACCTCCAGTGCGCCGCGATTCCTCGAACCTCCTACCATCACAGCCCTTAAACAAGAAGCCCGTGATGCATCCCCTCCCGGCCCTTCTCCGATGGTGCGCTCTCTGAGCGAGGATATAAAGGAAGAACGACAGGATTTACAAGATGCCGCCGAACAAGCCCTTAATATTATACTTGACCTCGCTCTCGATGGACGAGTAAATTGGGTCAGCCCTTCTTGGGTTGAAGTCATCGGAACCCCGATCGACGAGGTGGAAGGTAAAAACATCCGTGATGTCATCTTCGATAATAAGGCCGTCTTTGAAGATGCGATTGAGTCGATGAAGAAGGATGATTCGAGGAGTCAGATAGTTCGATTCGGTGTCAAAACCGGTTCTGCTTCTGTTTTTCGTCCGGATCGGGCACGAGAAGCTGGTGACGACGATGAGGAGAGCGAGTCGGCAGAAGCTCAACCAAAAGATGACGAAGATAACAGCGTCCTCAACCTGGAAGGTCAGGGTATTATGGTCTATGACAAGCCTTCCACAGGAGATGGCCAT ACAATGTGGATGTTACGACCATCAAGTCAGCCGCGTGAAGTTACCATTGGCCTTCCACAACTGCTTGTTGAATCACTTGGTGTGGGTGCCGAAGTTTTGGCAAATTACCTCACTGAACTGGCGGAGGTGGGCATTAATGATCCCGCACATCATCCCCCACCAATGCCAGTTCTCTGTCGCATTTGTGAACGGCAGATTACACCGTGGTGGTTCGAAAAGCACTCCGACCTGTGTCTGCAAGAACATCGATCAGAGATGGACGTTCAATTGGCTCAAGATAATTTGAACGAACATCGCCACTCCATTGTAAAGGTGTTGGATGCCCTTGAAGCTCGGAAGGCAAGACCTGGACCCGCAGAACTTGCCGGCCCTCAACCTGAATATAAAGGTCTACCCATCGGCCCTAGCCCCTCATCTTCAGGTTTGGCCTCTGGCTCGTCATCCTCTTCCGGAACGCCGCCCCGTTCGCGTGATCCATCCACTTCCGGCTTGGGTCATTCTCGAACTCGTTCCTCCTTCGCCGTACGAAGGCCGCTTGCGCGGATCGTCGAGCTAGTTTTGGATCTTTGTGATACTGCTTTGGAGATCAGCATCCCTGCTTTGAAAGAGTCTAGATCCGAATTCGGCGATGAAGTCAGGACACAGTCACCACAGTCAGAGTCCCGTATATCGCAAGTGATGCAGTGGCAGTCACCAAGTAGTAATACCCTAGAACAGGAGCAAGGCTTAGCCGCCTTGTCTACAGACACCGAACAGCTCGCACGAGCTAAAGTAGACGCCGTCTTTCGTCACCGAAGAATCATTGAATACGCAGAGCGAATCCGTGTTGAGTTCGCCGTTCTTGTGGAGGAGTGTATCTCTGCAGCCATGGATAAAGCAGAACGTATAGCAGCTGGGGATTTGGATGACTCAACTAGTTCCAGCCCGACTGATTATGAGAATGAGACGGAAAAGTCTGAGAGCTTGTCTCAGCCCCAGTCTCAAGAGTCGCTATCATTAGCATTAGCCTCCACGAGCGGTGGTGCATCAGATGTTGCAGTTGAGCACAATTCGAGACCTGAGATATCTCGAGGTTCATCATCTGTGGCTATTTCAACGCGTTCTAGCAGTCCGATGGAGTGTCCAACACCTCGCTCCCATAAAAGTGTCGGTATATTGGGACAGTCCCTCCTGGCAAAACGTGGTTCGCTTCTTGCCGAAGGCGATGTTGCAGATAGCGATAGTAGTGTCGTCTCATCCGTGCTGTCCGGTGAACGTCACACCGAGTCTCCGTCGTCCGAGAGAGGTCTAAGCCGTGGGGCAAGCGTCAGGGAGCACAAGCGTCGAAGTCTCGTCCTCCCCGGGTTGTCAAGCTCTCCCCGCAGAGAATCTCCGGCAAGAAATGCTCCCTCATCGCCTCTCAGGTTGAATAGACCACGACTTTCCACAGGAGAAGTTTTGCCGTCACCAGCTACCTCCCCAGTCCTCACATCTGTCGACCTTGGTCCTCACAATGCTTCGTTCTATGTCCCTCCACATCGCCACCATCATCGGAGACAGTCGTCTACCAATTCCCCAGAATTGGGAAAGGCCCCTGTATCACCCCATCTCAGTTCTGTCAGTCACCCGCCACCACGTGCTGTGACGCCGTCTATCAAGGACTTTGAAATCATCAAACCTATTAGCAAAGGTGCCTTTGGAAGTGTCTATCTAtctaaaaagaaaacaacaCAGGAGTATTTCGCCATCAAGGTCTTGAAGAAGGCTGACATGGTCGCTAAGAATCAGGTTACGAACGTGAAAGCTGAGAGGGCTATCATGATGTGGCAAGGAGAAAGCGACTTTGTGGCAAAACTATACTGGACCTTTGCGAGTAAAGATTATCTCTACCTTGTGATGGAATACCTCAACGGAGGTGATTGTGCAACGTTGATCAAGCAATTAGAGGGGCTGCCTGAGGAATGGGCTATGAGGTATACCGCTGAGGTCATCCTTGGAGTCGAACATTTGCATAGCCGGGGCATTGTTCATCGAGACCTGAAACCGGATAACCTTCTTATCGACGCACGCGGCCACTTGAAGCTCACCGATTTCGGACTCTCGCGTATGGGGCTCGTCGGGCGCCAAAAGAGAATCCAGAAAAACCCCAATGAATCAGCGCCAGATTTGCTCAAGCAAGGCCCGTTTACTCGAAATACGTCTTTGGCATCATCGCGATCAGCGTCTTTTGATATTCCTGGGTCACAATCTCCCAACACGACTCCCTTGATTAACCCTGATTTTGCAAGCCCATGCCAACCCTCTTACTTCAGTCTTAACAAGGAACCGTCCTTCAGTCGGGAGCGTTCAAGAAGGGCATCTAGGTATCGAAGTGACAGCGGAAGTAGCGATACTCTGGCTGCCTCTTTTAAGAGCCTGCATCTGTTTGAGTCTGGAGATACCCCGTACGCCTTGTCAAGCCAGACCTCCCAACCTCAACAGACATTGTCAGTTGAGGAGGAATCCCAGAGTGAAGCGAGTGATTCACCCCAGCTTTTCCCGGCTCATCTATCAAGTAGCTACCAGCCATCATTTCCTGTTCTACATAATAATGCTCAACAGCCACCGATTCCTCCTGCTATGGCTTTGTTTAACCCCGAGGAACAGAACCAAGCTTTCGTTGGGACTCCAGACTACCTCGCCCCAGAAACTATCCAGGGTGTTTGCCAAGACGAGATGTGTGACTGGTGGTCTTTGGGCTGTATTCTCTTCGAATTCATTTACGGATACCCCCCTTTTAACGCTTCAACAGCCGACGAAGTGTTTCAAAATATTTTGGCGAGGAGGATCAACTGGCCTGAAGGATTTGAAGAATACTCATCTGAGGAATCTAGAGATTTGATGAACAAGCTCATGACCCTTAATCCCGAAAAACGGTTGGGATCGAATTCCGCTGAGAAGTTTCCGAGTGGAGGTGCCGAAATTCGCGGCCATCCTTGGTTTTCGGGGCTTAATTGGGATACGCTCTTGGAAGATGACGGGTCTTTTGTGCCGACTGTTTTGCATCCAGAAGATACGGAATACTTCGATCCACGAGGAGCTACAATGCAAGGTTTTACAGAAGAACCTGATGACCAAGTTTCTCCCCCACCTGGAGGCTCTGGTGTATACCCGGACAGACCTCATGATGCACTATTCAAAGTCAAATCCCAAGTAAGCTCTTTAAAACGTGGGTTGATTCCGCTTCACATTCCGCCGCATATCCGCGATGGCCGAAGTCGAAGGCTCTCTGAACCTGTCCTTGCGGATGATTTCGGAAATTTCAATTTTAAAAATCTTCCTGTCTTAGAGAAAGCCAATAAGGACGTGATCCAAAAATTACGACAAGAAGCTATGCAAGCTCAGCAGCGTTCTGTGCCATCAACAACAACGCCGTCGACAGCATCTGGGCCTTCCCTGGAAGGAAGCCCAATGCTCGTCGGCCCGCTGAAGCGCACTATGTCTCAGAATAAAGCCATCAATAGGCCGGCATCGCCATCGAGTCTTAGTCAGGCCAACTCCTCTTCTCCAAGCCGTCCATCTCAGCCATCGTCTCCACTTTTGGTGCAATTTAGCACGGGACAGCATCATCACCACGAACGACGAAAGACTTCCGGCTCATCTTCCACGTTTTCGCAACAGTCCATTGCGACTTCCATGCAGCCTGGTCCCTTTGAGCCTCCGCGACTTGCTACAAACCTAAAGATGTCGGCATCGACTGCATCCTCTCCTATAAAGCATCCGAAACTTCCATCGCCAGATAAACAGACCGGAATCCATCGTCAAAGTAGTGCCCCCACCTCGCGACAACGCTCCCAGACAATCGGTTCCCAAGATAGTGACTTGGCGCCACCCAAGGAGCCATTTGTTCCTGGACATCATAAACGTAGAAGTCAACTTTTCGACGTGTCACCATCTTCCTCTGACAATGAAGATCCTCGAGCAAAAGCACTTCTTAAGGTACAGCGTCGCAGGCAAAGTTCTCGACGGCTTTCCCAGATCAATTTTGCTGACGGACCCTTCTTCCGTCCCCTTGATGTTCTTATCTGCGAGGATCATCCTGTCTCTAGACTTGTCATGGAACGACTCTTTGAAAAGCTGCGTTGCAGGACCATCACTGCGGTGAATGGAACAGAGGCAATGCGCTTTGCCTTTAGTGAGGTGCAATTCGATATCATCATGACTGAATTCAAGCTGCCTCAGATCAATGGAGCAGACGTATCTCGCATGGTCAGAGATACTCGAAGCGCCAATACTCACACACCTATTATTGCCGTCACTGGCTACTTAAAGGATCTTCCTGAAACGCATCATTTCGATGCTCTGGTTGAAAAACCTCCTACTCTCGAGAAACTCGTGGACGTTTTGTCCAAGTTCTGTCAATGGAAACCACCACCGAATGACGAAGAGTTAGCCCAGCAGCCACCAATCCCTGCATCTGCACTTCGTCATGTCTCGCTTCGTACCGAAGACAGCCCAAGCTCAGTTTCTTCAGGTTTTGCAGCAATTCCCACTAGCTCATACCGAGGTTCCAGCCGGGAGGAGTCACTTAGCAGTAGCTATTTTGGCGAAATGGAGCCTCAAAAATCAGATGATATTCCTGTTATTATTAGCCGCCAAGCTACCGGCGAATGGAGCAGCGGCCAAACTGGCGGGCTCGGTATCATGGAGGAACCGTCTTCAATGCTCAAGACCGGCTTGTTAGAAGCTAGAAGCCCGCCGAGTGTGCCAAGTTTGCTTACGGCGACGTCTGCCCCTGCATCTTTCCATTTCGCTGGTGGGCCCTCCCTTCGAAAACCTAGGTCTATCGAATGTATTCGGGCCAAACGTGAGTCCATGGAGATTAAACGGTACGAAGGTGCCGAGTCAGGtgacgatgaagatgaggagcTAGGTCGCGTACATGGACGAAGCAACCGTAGCCCACAAGCTACCACTGGGAAGCAGCGACGATCCGGATCGAAACTGGGAACCGAAATGCTCAGAACGAACAGCCGTGGAAGTGTCGTGAGTGCTGGGGATGATCTCTCAAAAGAGCGTGAGACTGATCTCATGGAATCCATTACTTCCGGTAAAGATACTACTGCCACGACCTCTTTGCAAGCTGCCATGGAGCAGTTACATGTTGGAGAAGAAGTTTTGGACGCATTGCCTGAGGTACCAGAGAAAGAGGGATCGTGCACCCCACCGGATGATGCAGCTGGTCGAGGGAATCCGGGGGATACCTCAACACTATCGGAAGACCAGGCAGAGGCAACAATTGCTGAACCGATAATTCCGACCAAATTCCCAGGTCTTCAGGCGTCGGCCACGCTACATGATACAGATCAGTCATCGGCGTCGCATATTGGCACGTCATCGAAGCCTGAAAGCCATCAAGAAAGCTCCACTCCACCGGGAACTGCGTGCGGACCTACATCACTAACACCAGAAGCCTATCGTTCGAACACAATCGAGGATATGGATACGACTCCTAAAGCCGCCCTTTCTGGAAGACCTTATCTCGAAGCTCGCGAAGGCGATGATGGCGAACCAACTCCGCAAGCGTCCGATAAGCAGAAAACTCATACGTTTGATCGTGTA GAGCAATGGGGTGCTAAAAAGTCACTACCTGGGGGTGCTGGAGCTGACTGGGCTTGGAGTGACTGA